A part of Candidatus Methylomirabilota bacterium genomic DNA contains:
- a CDS encoding ATPase, T2SS/T4P/T4SS family — protein sequence MLAIRALVHDIFDVRAALKLSLGHRRTRTGKAPGLPDAASDHSIPRRTASSSGSLKRQPSLERPGEVPTRADVITVETLKEALVRASRERLRLGEALVAMGVPNVGPELVVLLDDLPPGDVLRALAVHLQMDYLSADEMPSVPPSVKELSPKYLRQYVACPIAVDGATVTVATAEPTNPQLLDELQQLLGLTVKLCVAPAPAILEAIERAYGANTALQKIVGDMGTAGAYQHAEPEEDVNHLRDMAFEAPVVRLVNLLIDGALAADASDIHIEPFEDSLHVRYRIDGLLYDQEAPPRRLQAALTSRIKIMAELNIAERRLPQDGRIRVTGQGGR from the coding sequence ATGCTCGCGATCCGGGCTCTGGTGCACGACATCTTCGACGTCCGGGCCGCGCTCAAGCTCTCCCTCGGCCACCGGCGCACACGGACCGGCAAGGCGCCCGGCTTGCCGGACGCCGCCTCCGACCACTCGATACCTCGCCGGACCGCGTCGTCATCCGGCAGCCTGAAGCGTCAGCCCAGCCTCGAACGCCCTGGCGAGGTTCCCACCAGGGCAGACGTCATCACCGTGGAGACCCTGAAGGAGGCCCTGGTGCGGGCATCCCGAGAGCGGCTGCGCCTGGGTGAGGCCCTGGTGGCGATGGGCGTACCCAACGTCGGCCCCGAGCTGGTCGTCCTCCTGGATGACCTCCCGCCCGGCGATGTGTTGCGGGCCCTGGCCGTCCATCTGCAGATGGATTACCTGTCCGCCGACGAGATGCCGTCGGTACCCCCGTCTGTCAAGGAGCTGTCTCCCAAGTACTTGCGCCAGTATGTCGCCTGTCCGATCGCGGTCGACGGTGCGACGGTCACGGTGGCAACGGCCGAGCCCACGAATCCCCAGCTGCTCGACGAGCTCCAGCAGCTGCTCGGCCTGACCGTCAAGCTGTGCGTGGCGCCGGCCCCCGCCATCCTCGAGGCCATCGAGCGGGCCTACGGGGCCAATACCGCGCTGCAGAAGATCGTGGGGGACATGGGGACTGCGGGCGCGTACCAGCACGCCGAGCCGGAGGAGGACGTCAACCACCTCCGCGACATGGCCTTCGAGGCGCCGGTGGTGCGCCTCGTCAACCTGCTCATCGACGGGGCGCTGGCCGCGGACGCCTCCGACATCCACATCGAGCCGTTCGAGGACAGCCTGCACGTCCGCTACCGGATCGACGGGCTGCTCTACGACCAGGAGGCGCCGCCCCGCCGGCTGCAGGCCGCGCTCACCTCGCGGATCAAGATCATGGCGGAGCTGAACATCGCCGAGCGGCGGCTGCCCCAGGACGGGCGCATCCGGGTGACCGGGCAGGGCGGACGG
- a CDS encoding DUF1989 domain-containing protein: protein MDSKSLQDLVVAPNENWSGVLTPGQTLRIVDLEGKQAVDFLCYNADDPADRYNAADTMKYNKNVYLGEGHGIYSVRATKLFTIVADTMGGGHDTIGGCCSAASNLFRYNVPDTPSCHANFLRALARHGMDEKDIVANINFFMNVPVLADGTMGIVDGRSKPGDYVELRAESRVLAVISNCPQTRNPCNGFKPTPIRVVVSSAG from the coding sequence ATGGACAGCAAGAGTCTTCAGGATCTGGTGGTCGCTCCCAATGAGAACTGGTCGGGCGTGCTGACGCCGGGGCAGACGCTCCGCATCGTGGACCTCGAGGGCAAGCAGGCCGTCGACTTCCTCTGCTACAACGCCGACGATCCGGCCGACCGCTACAACGCGGCGGATACGATGAAGTACAACAAGAACGTCTACCTGGGCGAGGGGCACGGCATCTATTCCGTGCGCGCCACGAAGCTCTTCACGATCGTGGCGGACACGATGGGCGGCGGGCACGACACCATCGGCGGCTGCTGCAGCGCCGCCAGCAACCTGTTCCGCTACAACGTGCCGGACACGCCGAGCTGCCACGCCAACTTCCTCCGCGCGCTGGCCCGGCACGGGATGGATGAAAAGGACATCGTCGCCAACATCAACTTCTTCATGAACGTCCCCGTGCTGGCGGACGGGACCATGGGCATCGTGGACGGCCGGTCGAAGCCGGGCGACTACGTCGAGTTGCGGGCCGAGTCGCGCGTCCTGGCGGTGATCTCCAACTGCCCGCAGACGCGGAACCCGTGCAATGGCTTCAAGCCGACGCCGATTCGGGTGGTGGTGAGCAGCGCGGGTTGA
- a CDS encoding ATP-grasp domain-containing protein yields the protein MRIIVAHGADESIDGPKGRRKTDVQQVADVLRKAGHEVSGLAVDGTPECLRTLAQAQADLVFNLVESFGDDDTKEPHVAAYYDLLGLRYTGSGARGLTLAMDKALAKKIFSFHGLATPRWAVVWRGRLDSAHDIDFPVIVKPAREDGSIGIGFDALVGSIKELMERIDQLQSEFDHPVLIEQYIEGREIYMGVLGNHQAHALPAVELDLSHLPKGTPRIAGSEVKWAEGTQAYRGSKVLVPELPDDVQETMSHAALTAFHALSLRDYARVDFRLTPDGKVYLIEANPNPYLASGAEFIKGARASGRTYGQTILEIVELARARYAATPAGR from the coding sequence ATGCGAATCATCGTCGCCCACGGCGCTGACGAGTCGATCGACGGCCCCAAGGGCCGGCGCAAGACGGATGTCCAGCAGGTCGCCGACGTCCTGCGCAAGGCCGGGCACGAGGTGTCCGGACTCGCCGTGGACGGCACGCCGGAGTGCCTGCGCACACTCGCCCAGGCCCAGGCCGATCTCGTCTTCAACCTGGTGGAGTCCTTCGGTGACGATGACACCAAGGAGCCCCACGTGGCGGCGTACTACGACCTCCTGGGGCTTCGCTACACCGGCTCCGGGGCCCGCGGCCTCACCCTGGCCATGGACAAGGCGCTGGCCAAGAAGATCTTCAGCTTCCACGGTCTGGCCACGCCCCGCTGGGCGGTGGTCTGGCGCGGGCGGCTGGACTCGGCGCACGACATCGACTTCCCCGTCATCGTCAAGCCAGCCCGCGAAGACGGGTCGATCGGCATCGGCTTCGACGCCCTCGTCGGCAGCATCAAGGAGCTGATGGAGCGCATCGATCAGCTTCAGTCCGAGTTCGATCACCCCGTGCTCATCGAGCAGTACATCGAGGGCCGCGAGATCTACATGGGCGTGCTGGGCAACCACCAGGCCCACGCCCTACCCGCCGTCGAGCTCGATCTCTCGCATCTGCCCAAAGGGACACCCCGCATCGCGGGCAGCGAAGTGAAGTGGGCGGAAGGCACGCAGGCGTATCGGGGCAGCAAGGTCCTGGTACCCGAGCTCCCCGACGACGTGCAGGAGACGATGAGTCACGCCGCCCTCACCGCCTTCCACGCGCTGAGCCTGCGCGACTACGCCCGCGTCGATTTCCGCCTGACCCCGGACGGCAAGGTGTATCTCATCGAGGCGAATCCCAACCCCTATCTGGCCTCCGGGGCCGAGTTCATCAAGGGAGCCCGCGCCTCGGGACGCACCTACGGCCAGACGATCCTCGAGATCGTGGAGCTGGCCCGCGCGCGCTACGCGGCGACCCCGGCCGGGCGCTGA
- a CDS encoding class I SAM-dependent methyltransferase, producing MDPLAKSFWSSPDTVAGFVQSPPNTVLVRYATGVLSHAPTARALDLGCGAGRNAIPLARSGWRVAGLDLSWPMLTAAASRARDEGLADRLRVLLSPMDALPVRSRSVDLVIAHGIWNLAGSAAEFRRALHEAARVARRGARLFVFTFSRHTLPADAEAVTGESFVFTQFSGEPQCFLTGDQLLSELAGAGFAPDPAVPLTEYNRPAPGALPTKTVPVIYEAAFRFAG from the coding sequence GTGGACCCTCTTGCGAAGTCCTTCTGGAGCAGTCCCGACACCGTCGCGGGCTTCGTGCAGTCGCCTCCGAACACCGTCCTCGTCCGGTACGCCACGGGCGTGCTGTCGCACGCGCCCACCGCACGAGCGCTCGATCTCGGCTGCGGCGCCGGCCGGAACGCGATTCCCCTGGCGCGGTCGGGCTGGCGCGTGGCCGGACTCGATCTCTCATGGCCGATGCTCACGGCCGCCGCATCGCGGGCGCGGGATGAGGGCCTGGCCGATCGGCTCCGTGTGCTGCTCAGCCCGATGGACGCGCTCCCGGTCCGCAGCCGCAGCGTGGATCTGGTGATCGCCCACGGCATCTGGAATCTCGCGGGCTCGGCGGCGGAGTTTCGCCGCGCGCTTCATGAGGCGGCCCGCGTCGCAAGGCGGGGAGCCCGTCTGTTCGTCTTCACGTTTTCGCGTCATACACTGCCGGCCGACGCGGAGGCGGTCACCGGGGAATCGTTCGTGTTCACGCAGTTCTCGGGTGAGCCGCAATGCTTCCTCACCGGGGACCAGCTTCTGTCGGAGCTCGCGGGTGCTGGGTTCGCGCCTGATCCGGCCGTCCCCCTCACCGAATACAACCGTCCAGCTCCCGGAGCGTTGCCAACGAAGACCGTTCCGGTCATCTATGAGGCCGCATTCCGCTTCGCCGGATAG
- a CDS encoding phosphatase PAP2 family protein: MLIILLAFFGFVRIAEEIGEGELANFDEWLLRLLRVPGHPHVPVGPSWLMEAAHDITALGGRTMLLAVTLFAIGYLSLERKYGAMWLVAAATGGGGLLSTIMKHHFGRDRPEVVSHLVAVSSPSFPSGHSMLAAILYLTLGALLARFATRHRTKVYLLTVALLAAFLIGGSRVYLGVHYPTDVLAGWCAGLVWALICWLVARYLQARGTVEKSGRV, encoded by the coding sequence ATGTTGATCATATTGCTGGCATTCTTCGGCTTCGTCAGGATCGCGGAAGAGATTGGCGAAGGGGAGCTGGCGAACTTCGACGAGTGGCTTCTTCGCCTTCTGAGAGTCCCAGGTCATCCACACGTTCCGGTCGGGCCATCGTGGCTCATGGAGGCGGCGCACGATATCACGGCACTCGGCGGCCGGACCATGTTACTTGCCGTCACGCTCTTCGCTATCGGGTACCTTTCCCTGGAGCGAAAGTACGGTGCGATGTGGTTGGTAGCCGCAGCCACAGGTGGGGGCGGGCTGCTCAGCACTATCATGAAGCACCACTTCGGCCGTGATCGACCCGAGGTCGTCTCGCACCTCGTCGCCGTCTCCTCGCCAAGCTTTCCGAGCGGGCACTCGATGTTGGCCGCAATCTTATATCTCACGCTGGGAGCATTGCTTGCGCGTTTTGCGACGCGGCACCGGACGAAAGTTTATTTGCTCACTGTGGCCCTGCTCGCCGCGTTCCTGATCGGTGGCAGCCGCGTCTATCTTGGAGTGCACTACCCGACGGATGTCCTTGCCGGCTGGTGCGCCGGTCTAGTCTGGGCACTGATCTGCTGGCTGGTCGCTCGGTATCTGCAGGCTCGCGGCACCGTCGAGAAATCCGGTCGAGTCTGA